The genomic window gaacgtctcctctcactgaaagGGTATCgccgaaaattctaaaataaatcaaaaaaaatgcGAGCATCAGTACTTAAACTCTCATGCGCTCGGAATACCACTATCCTTTTATGGTTttaccatccaaccacatgttgattCGATACTACCCTGAGAATTGATCAACAGAGAAGTTCTCTCAAAAAAGAAATTTCCAAACACCGGCACCGGTAGCGATGATAACATTGTTTTCTTTGTTCCATACGGTGGTGAAATTCGGGGAAATCGCGAATTTACAAAACAGGGGCTGTCGCCGTCTAGAATGCCCTCGAAATTCACGTCGCCGTGTCGTGTAACAGGAACCAATCCAGCACGGCAGCGTTCCCCACCCTCGCGTCGCATCCCAATTCGTTAATCCCATCGCCCTTGCCCGATCCCTCTCGAGTCTCCTCCCTCGCCTCCCCcgtccccttccccttccccctctCGGATCCGACCCCCCGCggcccgcccctcgccgccggcgaccatgtCCAAGTACGGCACCatccccacctcctcctccgccgccgcgggggCGCCTCACCTCGGCGGCGCCTCCCCGCTCGACTTCATCTCCCGCGCCAAGGCCCGCGGCGCGACGGCGCTGGCCACCCGCCGGCCATGGCGCGAGCTCGCGGACGTGCACGCCGTCGGGCTGCCCCCGAGCCTCGGCGACGCCTACCTGCGCGTGCGCGCCAACCTCGCCCACTTCGCCATGAACTACGCcatcgtcgtcctcgtcgtcgtcttcctctccctcctctggcAGCCCATCTCCCTCATCGTCTTCCTCGTCTGTATGGTCGGCTGGCTCGTCCTCTACTTCCTCCGAGACGAGCCCATCGTCCTCTTCGGCCGCGTCGTCGGCGACGGCGTGGTCCTCGCCGTGCTCGCTGCTGTCACGCTCATCCTCCTGCTGCTCACCGGCGCCACCACCAACATCCTCACGTCGCTGCTCATCGGCTTCGTGCTCGTCGTGGTGCACGCCGCACTGCACAAGGCGGAGGACAACGTTGACGAAGAAGTCGGCCGCTGGTACGCGCCGGTGCCAGCGCAGTAGTGTGAGATCGCTCGCCCTCCAACTCTTGGTTCGTGGTCCGTCCATATTATTGTTCAGTCCCGTGTATGCATTTCGGTTCTTCCCACTGCTGGATGGTGTACAATTTGTCAATGTGTTCTTGCTGTGCTATTGTCGTTCCTGAACATGAATGCAAAGAATGATGCTTATCTTCCCGAATTTTACCTGTGTAGTTGATTGCTGTGAGCAGCTGAGTGTGCAATTGGGTCTCAAACAGTCACGGTCATGCTAAGCGTTCAGTTTGTTTGTCATATAAATTACCTGGTCAGGCAGATTCCTTTTTTGTTCCGTGGGTAATCGAGATGTTGCCTTTACAAAGTGAGATTGAGACGTCTTGCAGTTCCAGAAGTCCCTTAAACTGCATTGTACCTGGCTTTTCACTAACTTTTAGAAAGGAAGAAAAGAGATATCTAAATGGTGGTTGGTCTAAAATATCTCTAAATGTATCTGCTAGCTCTGCCAGAATTTCATAAATGGTTCAGTGAATGTAGTTTGATTGACAGAGTTTGCGGTATACGTTGTCACTATCAGGCTGTCCAATCTGATAAAAATAGTTTTAGCAATCATATCATCTCTTTACACCCTGTAACCATAGTGTAGTTCCCTGTTTATAGTTGCGGATCGTGTATCTATGTGCTTGTTTTTCACGGAGGGCAGAATCATTGTAAGTGCCAGCCAGAAGAAGACGGATATATGCAATTTGGAAATAATCCGAGAGACAACCCTGGCCTGACAGGCCCTACACTAAGAGTCTTCTGGAAGTAGTGGGAGGCAATTCCTTGCCCACTGCTCTTCCCACCAGGGAGGTACAGCTAACTAGCAATTGAATTGAGTTAGCTTAGCTGTTTGTTGGGTGCAGAGTATTTTAAACTTTGAAATCTGAAGGAATCTTAGTTTTAGAGCTCAATCATCATGCCGTAAAATTCATTTTGGTGGTTGGTACTTGCACCACACTTCTGAAGGGTCTGTATTTTGCAGTTTCTTTTTTGAGTTGCTGTGTATTCTTTCTAGACTTAGTAATCATCCTTACGATTATTTAGAGGAACAAATTTCTGTAGTTACAGTTTTACGATTTTACTTAATTTGATGGCAACGTGAGTAAATTATTTCACTTGTTTCTCAAGTTGGTGATTGTTGGTGTGATTTAAATGAGATAGGGAGTAGTTTATTACTTCGACGTTTATCTGGTTGTCTGTTAGGTCTGGTCACTAGCATTTCATTTACCATGGTTTCATGACCATTCTTCGCGTTCTGGTTGCAGTTCACAACTAGCATATGCATCATTATTATTCTCTTTAACTTGAGCACGGCAATATTATGTTAGTACCAAAGTTTCAGTGAGTTGAAAAATGAACTTGTATTTGCCAGTTGGATTTATTGTTGTTGAATATTGATGCTAAAAGTTCATGAATATGAAAACAGCAATTAGCATGTATGTAAAAAACAACAACCTCATCCGTATCTAGGAATATTGTGCTGAATAATTTTACCATTTATTGCATCATTCAGTTCCGGACCAGTAGCTGCCTTCTTTTAAAAGCGAGACTAGATTGTGTGTGACTTGTTTGATTGTGCACCCATCAGGGTGATTTAAAAGTTCACTCAGGCAAACTTTGTAAGACAAGACGTCTAAAGAGAACCAAATGAGCAATAATGTAATGTTGGCATGCATAATGGCCTTCAAGAGAGTGCTGGGAAGGGCAAAATAACCACGAAAGTTGGAACGAACAATGGTGTGCAGTTTTGTTTTAATATGGTAATTTGCTTGTGTGTGTAGTCCATGTGAAAACTGACTGAGATACCTGCCTCCGTTTTTGCAGGGCCTGAGTGTGCTTGATTCTCCTGGTCCTCCCTTTGTCCTCAAGTATTCTATGAGTGTAAGTTTAGTATTGGTATATGGTCTCGGCCCAGTCAGGATGAAGAACTTGTAGCTGGTGGTTCGTCTTCCGCATGACGCTGGTTAATCTGAAGCTTTTGATCCAGTGATGATGGAAGGTTGTAAACTTTGGTCGTTGCGTACAGTTCAAAGATTTTCTCTTGTTTACATGTACCAATTATGGGAGAGAACGAATCTGCACTCTGAAGTGTGAAAACTCAGCTGGCAGGGACCCTCTGTGAGGCTGGTATACATTACTTGGTGCTGGCAATTTCTGATCTGCTCACGTGGTTTCATCTTGTATGCACACGGTTttgtttgaaagagattgtccattccGTGCCAATTAACCGCGCGGCTACTATCTACAAGCTGTCGGACATCTCAGGAAGTCTATGTAGGAAATTGTTTTACTCTGTTCATTTTATTTACTATATATCTTCTGAAATACGGGATGTGTATTGTTGATCTTTTCTTGTATACCCTCTGtgtaacttaatataagacgttgTTTTGATACTATgacagtgtcaaaaaacatcttacattttgaTAGAGGGAGTATGTTCCATTTTATCTGCGCCTTCGGCATCAATATGCACTTGTGCCTCACAAAGCCCAACGTCCAGTGGCTGAGACGGGGGACATAAATCTTCTCTTGCTTAGATGAGGAGTTAAGTGCATGAAAGGAGTTATAGCTACTAAACTCCTCAATGTACCATACCATCTTGCAGCTAAGCTTCTTTTGTCTAATTGCTTAGcaactaaactccttcatgcttggtaGTTTTGTACAAGCTAGCTTGCAAAAGTTACAGAGGGAGCATAAGTTTATACTCTTGGCATCATTTCTTTTCGGGTCACCAAAATGTTCTTATCTCCTTAATTGCTTTGCCATGTCGGTATTTCAACTATGTGGCATGATTAGCACCGGTACATCCAGTCACCACCAATCCTCCCTCCCTTGCCTCCGACTGTTCCATGCCGTGGGGAGGAGATCTCCTCTTGTTCGTTGTGTAGGCTATCTTTGGTTAGATTTTTGTTTCACTGCAAAGTTGCTCCGACGGGGTGTCGTATTATCTTGATTAAAAGTCATGCGGCTCCGGGCTAAATTTTGTGTTTTGACCTTTTTGGCGTATAAAATTGGGATCTGGCCCTGGTATggattttttttttgagatttgACCCTTTTAGCTACCGGCGAAGGCCCTGGTGGTAGAGATGTAGACTACCGCCGCCACCCCTCGCGGTAGGTTCTGTTGATGGCCGTTAATGGGCACTGATGTGGCAAAGTGACCTACCACCGCAGGCTCCGACACCCTACCGCCGAGgtctctggcggtagggtcctggagGATAAGGTTTGGTGGGGTCCACTCACCATCCACCCACTCCACTCATCTTCTTCCCCgagctctcactctctcccccACCCAAGCACCCACTAGATCCCCCTCCATTGCTTGAGATTTGCCCCTTGGATCGAGGCCATTTGCATCACCAAAGGTGCCTCTCCCATCCCCCCTTTATTTGGTTGGTTCAAATCATCTGCTCTCTCCATGCATGCGagtatacattttgcatctatacaaggccaccaacagtaatcgaggcaaagttaatgatattttctcgtactaacagcatgtttaatacttgcatgcatgcagtcataatgacagTCAGTTACTTCCTCCGCTCAGTTTCTTTGCATGCATGCGAGTATTAATGATCCCGGTAAACCAAAAGAAAATTTGACTTGTAAAGCAAGCATTAAATTTTACATTGGTACATGTAATtcgagtttgtggccttgtatacaaaaatggagggagtatttttgtTGGAATCAACAAGTTTTGCAACCCCCCTAGTTCTTCATCTAGTTTAGCATTTATTGTGCATTTATGGTGCATTTATGGGTCATTTATGGTGCATTAATGGTTGACCTAAGTAATATGTGTCACTCTTTGTTGTGGCAAGCTAGCTTAAGTGTTAGGGTTAGGGGTTTAGTTAGGTTAGGGTTAGTGCTAAAGGTATAGTAGTTGTTAGATTCAAAATCTTATATTTTAGATAGTTCATCCATATGAAATGACCGGTCCATGGATGACTCAATTTTGTTCCATTGTTTTTAGATGGATAAACTAGTGAATGTGCATTATTTGGGCAAGGCGGCTTTCATGGATGGAAATGCCGACGAAGGGGAGGAAGCCATGGTTTTTGACACAAGCCCGAGCTATGATGATATTGTCGTGAAAGTGAGAAGCGTCCTCTATTGGATTAACCCAAGTGATGGTGTGAAGCTTGTTGGGCGATATGGTGTGGGAGTGGGAGTAAAATCCCGATTAAAGAGTATGCCCATCACCTCTCAATTGCATTGGGATGTGTATAAGGAGAAAGTTGTATTAACCCAAATTTGTCTTTATAGGCATGGCTTCTTCTGGTTCCGtgacgaggccaccgtgtgctaaccGCGAGGACATGCCAGACAAGTGGACAGACGCCCAGTTAGATAAGGTGAAGGACAAAGATATGAGAACTCCatcatgttggtgtggagatgtttgcaaagTTAAGGTATCCACCGACTACAATAAATCATGGACGGAAGGAAGAAGATATTTTGTTTGTCGCAACTATGCCTACGATCGTCCTCATCCAGCTCACGCCTATGATGTACTACCGGTAAGTTGTTCAAGTTCAAAGAGTATTTAACCGTTGCTACAACTTGAATCTATCTTACTAATGACCACATTTGTTCTTTATTCGTACGTAGTCGCCGCCTCCACTTTGTAAGTACTTCACATGGATAGATCAAGATGTGCCAGAAGATGTTAAGAAAGATCAATATCGAGATTGTCTAAGGAGGCAGCGGTTGTTTGAAGAATCATTTCAGAGAGGCTTGGATGAAGAGCGTCGTGAAAAGGAGAGGATGGAGCGAAAGAAGCGTAAGGAGGAGAGGGCACGCACGGAGAAGATTGCTCGTTA from Triticum aestivum cultivar Chinese Spring chromosome 3B, IWGSC CS RefSeq v2.1, whole genome shotgun sequence includes these protein-coding regions:
- the LOC123068878 gene encoding PRA1 family protein F3, which encodes MSKYGTIPTSSSAAAGAPHLGGASPLDFISRAKARGATALATRRPWRELADVHAVGLPPSLGDAYLRVRANLAHFAMNYAIVVLVVVFLSLLWQPISLIVFLVCMVGWLVLYFLRDEPIVLFGRVVGDGVVLAVLAAVTLILLLLTGATTNILTSLLIGFVLVVVHAALHKAEDNVDEEVGRWYAPVPAQ